The Solea solea chromosome 15, fSolSol10.1, whole genome shotgun sequence genome segment tccaatccctatacgcccaaagtatgaaCTGTGTCCGGGTTCTCAgcactaaatcaggcctgtttcctgtgggtgttggccttcgccagggctgtgctttatcaccaatcctgtttgtgatttttatggacaggatatcgaggcgtagtcgtgggggaggggggttgtggtttggcgggcttgagatctcgtcgctgctttttgcagaggATGTGGTTCTCATGGCTTCGTTGGCCTGtgaccttcagcgctcactggatcggtttgtggccgagtgtgaagcaGTCGGGATGAAGAcgagcacctctaagtctgaggccatggctcttagcaggaaacggtggattgccttctccgggtagggaatgactcctggccccaggtgaaggagttcaagtatctcggggtcttgtttacgagtgaggggacgagggagcagGAGATGGGAAGGAGAATTGGAGTGGCTGGTGcagtactgcattcgctttaccgcacggttgtgacgaaaagagagctgagccggaaggcgaagctctcgatctaccggtcaatcTTTGTTCGtaccctcacctatggtcatgaaggttgggtcatgaccaaaagaacgagatcgcgggtacaaaCGGCcaaaatgggattcctcaggagagtggctggcttttcccttagagatagggtgagaagctcggtcatacGGGGGGAGCACGGAGTAGAACCACTGCTCCTTCAcattgaaaggagccagttgaggtggttcgggcatctggtgaggatgcctcctggacgcctcccaagggaggtgtaTCAGCCACGTCCAGCTGGAAgagacaaggtggagagattacatctccactctggcctgggaacgcctgggaacgcctcgggatccctcagctGGTCAACGTGGCTCGGGAAAGTTtgggggtcccttgctgaaactgttGCAACCGCGACCCGGCCctggataagcggaggatgatgatgatgatgatgatgatgattatcaggataattaagtcacaatacgatattatcacaatattttagtCACGATACGACATCATCACGACATTTAAATCAAGATATTATCAAGATagtaagtcatgatacgatattatcaagatatttaagtcatgatacgatattatcacaatatttaagttacaatacgatattatcacaatatgtaAGTTACTACATTAAGCATCTTTTTGTAAATTTGAGTATTATGAGtattaaagtcatattttacatacttacatttatgaaacattatcagaaataaataaataaacataatcaaCCTTTACTTAGTAACAGAagacgtttgtgtgtttgatgtctTTCAATCAAAGGAgaacgtcatcatcatcatcaataacTGTGTACTTTAGTAACAGTTCTTACTCACCTGTAGAGGGCAGTGCTGCACCACATTATTATTACCCTTATAGTTTTTCTAAGACGACACAAGCTAACTGCTCACTAGGCTAACAATGGTAGTGGAAGCAGCAGACTTCTCTGGACTGATGTGTCTTTTACAACATAACGACAAACACGTCAATAACCAAGTTCTGGTTGTCAATGGTCATGATTACATCAGTGACTATGACCATGCCTCCGCCATCAGTGACTATGACCACGCCTCCACCATCAGTGACTATGACCACGCCCCCGCCATCAGTGACTATGACCACGCCCCCGCCATCAGTGACTATGACCACGCCTCCGCCATCAGTGACTATGACCACGCCCCCGTCATCAGTGACTATGACCACGCCCCCGCCATCAGTGACTACGACCACGCCCCCGTCATCAGTTACTATGACCACGCCCCCGTCATCAGTGACTATGACCACGCCTATGAAGTTCATCAACTCAACTGCACCTGTTTCATGGACCAAGAAGAACACGTCATCTGTTACTATGACCACAACCAGAGGTCAGTAGTAACACACTACATTTACTATGTTACAAATACTTTTGAACTTTTTGGATAAATTGTAATTTTAGGAGTAGTTTTATtgcaacatacttttacttttacttgagtatatatttgaagaaagaacgATACTTGTGACGCtcgtaactttattttttaatatcttttttttattacatgcgcGATCTTCTCTCCCTGTTGGCTATGGCTTGACAATCAAATGCAGCctgtgttgtcatgtgactctgCTGTTAGCCGCGGCTctaagtggacttaaaacacaccagcggctcgttcTTTActgtgtccgacaccgaggctctggtctcctgtctctgggTTTTCTGATCTCCTGTctctgggtttctggtctcTTGTCTCTGGGGTTcctggtctcctgtctctgggtttctggtctcctgtctctgggttccttgtctcttgtctctgggtttctggtctcctgtctctgggTTTTCTGATCTCCTGTCTCTGGGTTtcgggtttctggtctcctgtctctgggttttctggtctcctgtcactgggtttctggtctcctgtctctgggttttctggtctcctgtctctgggtttctggtctcTTGTCTCATGATTTCTGGTCTCCTGCCtttgggtttctggtctcctgctgggtttctggtctcctgtctctgagttttctggtctcctg includes the following:
- the LOC131473493 gene encoding uncharacterized protein LOC131473493 isoform X1 encodes the protein MVVEAADFSGLMCLLQHNDKHVNNQVLVVNGHDYISDYDHASAISDYDHASTISDYDHAPAISDYDHAPAISDYDHASAISDYDHAPVISDYDHAPAISDYDHAPVISYYDHAPVISDYDHAYEVHQLNCTCFMDQEEHVICYYDHNQRMSDSDSAGRKLLSVDFEIFGHVQGVCFRMYTESEGLRRGLVGWVKNTCSGTVVGQVQGPADKVEDMKVWLSKEGSPSSRITRASFTNQRNIEKLELSGFKTRF